One Pygocentrus nattereri isolate fPygNat1 chromosome 23, fPygNat1.pri, whole genome shotgun sequence genomic window carries:
- the slc25a15b gene encoding solute carrier family 25 member 15b: MAPHPVVQAIIDLSAGAVGGAACVFSGQPLDTAKVKMQTFPGLYRGFLHCFLSTYRQVGLRGLYQGTSPALMANIAENSVLFMSYGFCQEVVRFTCSLEKGAVLSDMQKACAGSVASVFSSLVLCPTELVKCRLQAMHEMAASGQIATAQNSVWSVVKSIAQNEGPTGFFQGLTTTIAREVPGYFCFFGAYELCRTFFADYLRCSKDDIGVAPIVFSGGFGGACLWLVVYPMDCVKSRIQVMSMTGKQAGFFKTFMHIFRTEGFRALYSGLTPTMIRTFPANGALFLGYEASRKLMMSQFDS; the protein is encoded by the exons GTGGTGCGGCGTGTGTGTTCAGTGGTCAGCCGCTGGACACGGCGAAGGTGAAGATGCAGACGTTCCCGGGGCTTTATCGCGGCTTCCTGCACTGCTTCCTGTCCACCTACAGGCAGGTGGGGCTGAGGGGGCTCTACCAGGGCACCAGCCCCGCCCTCATGGCCAACATCGCAGAGAACTCCGTCCTCTTCATGAGCTACGGCTTCTGCCAGGAGGTGGTGCGCTTCACCTGCAGCCTGGAGAAAGGGGCGGTCCTCAG tgATATGCAGAAGGCGTGTGCGGGTTCTGTGGCCTCTGTGTTCTCCTCTCTGGTTCTCTGTCCCACTGAGCTGGTGAAGTGCAGACTGCAGGCCATGCACGAGATGGCAGCATCTGGTCAGATCGCCACTGCCCAGAA ttcTGTGTGGTCTGTCGTAAAGTCGATCGCCCAGAATGAGGGTCCTACGGGGTTTTTCCAGGGTCTGACCACCACCATAGCCCGCGAAGTGCCCGGATATTTCTGCTTTTTCGGGGCGTACGAGCTCTGCCGCACGTTCTTCGCTGACTATCTGCGCTGCAGTAAAGATGATATAG GCGTGGCGCCCATCGTGTTTAGCGGTGGTTTTGGTGGTGCGTGTTTATGGTTAGTTGTCTACCCGATGGACTGTGTGAAGTCCAGGATCCAGGTGATGTCCATGACGGGCAAACAGGCCGGGTTCTTCAAGACCTTCATGCACATCTTCAGGACGGAAG gcTTCAGAGCTCTGTATTCCGGACTCACTCCCACTATGATCCGAACGTTCCCGGCTAATGGAGCACTCTTCTTGGGATACGAGGCCAGCCGTAAACTCATGATGTCACAGTTTGACAGTTAA